The Candidatus Hydrogenedentota bacterium genome contains the following window.
GCACGAAGCGTTGCGCGACAAGGGCCGGGTCAACCGGCTGTACCTCGCGCGCGATACCAAGGTCCGCGGCCTGGAAGGACTTATCGCGGCCGCAAAACAGGCGGACGTGCCCTTCGATTTCGTCCCGCAGGCCAAACTCAACGAGCTGAC
Protein-coding sequences here:
- a CDS encoding 23S rRNA (guanosine(2251)-2'-O)-methyltransferase RlmB → MSGKVVYGQNAVHEALRDKGRVNRLYLARDTKVRGLEGLIAAAKQADVPFDFVPQAKLNELT